Part of the Leptotrichia hongkongensis genome is shown below.
TCAAAGCTACAAAATAATCAGAAAAATTATTTTTCAAAAAATAATCTTCCCAACTTTTTAATTCCTTGCTATCAATCAAATCCACTTTGTTCAGAACAATAATCTTTTTCTTATTATTTGCCAGCTTTGAAATATCTGGATTTTTACTAGAAATCGGAATCCTTGCATCTAAAATCTCAATAACAACATCAATTATCTTAAGATTTTCAACAATTAAATCCTTTGTTTTCTTCATATGCCCTGGATACCAGTTTATATTCATTCTTTCATTTTCTCCATTTTCTCTCTAAATTTTTATTTTTAATCCTAAAATTAAGACTAATTTTAAAATTAAAGATAAAAACTCACAATTTATTTCAAATTTGTTACAGTTTATTTTACAATCTATCTTAAATTAAAGATGTCGTGATTTTTTGGAAATAAAAATTACTGTCTGAGCGAAGCGAGTTTAATTTTTGTTTTCAAAAAATGCTTAGACGAGACAGGGATGCAAGGGAAATGGCGATTGATTTCCCTTGCTTTAAAAATATAAATTATAGAAAAAATATTTATTAACAACAAATCATTAAAAAAATATATTTTTATTGATTTTTTAAATAAATACCATCATCATTTATTGCCCTTATAAATAAAACAATTTCTCCCTTAATTGGCTTTTCCTCCAACTTTTCTATAATTTCAGAAACATTTCCACGAATTATTTCTTCATAGATTTTGGTAAGTTCTCTTGTAATTACAACGTAACGTTCTCCTAGATATTCTTTTATATCTTTTAAAGTTTTTAAAATTCTGTTGGGGGATTCTAAAATTACAATTGTTCGTTCTTCTTCCTTTAATTTATTGAAAAGTGTCTGTCTACCTTTTTTCTTTGGTAAAAAGCCTTCGTATGCCATTCTTCGCATATCCAGCCCTGAAATACTTGCACCTGTTACAATTGATGAAGCTCCTGGTATTCCAACAACTTTTATTTCAGCTTTTAAAATTTCATTTACTAACTCAAAGCCTGGATCTGAAATACACGGCGTTCCAGCATCTGTTACAAGTGCAATTTTTTTTTCATCTTTTAAAAGATTAATGATATTTGTAATTTGATGAAGTTTATTATGTTCATGGTATTGGTACACCGTTTTTTCGATTTCATAATGGGAAAGAAGTTTCTTAGTAACTCTTGTATCTTCTGCAAAAATATAATCAACTTCCTTCAAAACTTTTATTGCTCTAAAAGTTATGTCTTCTAAATTTCCAATTGGCGTACCAACAACATAAAACATATATATCTCCTAATTTTAATTTCTTTTATTAATTTTGATAACGGTTATTTTCTTTTTCCTGTTCCACTTATTTTTTTATTCATTTCTTCAATTGCTCTTTTTAACTGAACATCTCCAGCTGAAATAATTTTAGCGGCTTCTTCTTTACCTTTATCTTTTATAATAATGTCTTCTATTTCTTTTTCTCTATTTTTTCTAGCTTGCTCACTGTCGTTTGCATACCCTTTTAATGCAAGCAGTTCTTCCATTTTTACTTCTATATCAGGCTCAATTCCCTTTTCATGAATGTAGTTCCCTTTTGGTGTAAAGTATTGGGCAATAGTAAGTTTTATGGCATCTTCTGTTCTCAAAGGTATAACTTGCTGAACGATTCCTTTTCCAAATGTTTTTTCTCCAATGATTGTACCACGTTTGTAATCTTTAATTGCACCTGTAACAATTTCCGAAGCACTTGCACTTGCTTTATTTGTTAATACGATTAATGGGAAATTACCTAGATTTTTTGAAGTTCTGTTATAATTTCTCTGTTGTCCATTTTTATATTTTAAGTAAACAATTAAATCTTCTTTTACAAAAAGTGAAGAAATATCCTGTGCTTCTTGTAATGAACCTCCTGGATTAGAACGTAAATCTAATATTAATCCTTTCATTCCTTTAGCTTGTAAATCTTTAATAGCTTTTTCAACTTCTGCTCCAACGTGATTTCCAAATCTTAAAAGGCTTACGTAACCAATGTTATTTTCAAGCATTTTGCTTTCAACCATTTCCAGTTTAATTTTAGCTCTTGTCAACGTAAATTTCATTGGCTCCTTTTTACCTTCCCTAACTACTTCTACATCGACTTTTGTTCCTTCCTTACCTTTCAGAAGTTTTACAGTTTCATTTGCTGTAAGTGGAAGAATATCTTTTCCATCAACTTTTATAATTCTATCTTTTATTTTTATTCCTACTTTTTCAGCTGGACTTCCGATAAATGGTGAAACAACTTCAAGAGCTTCCCCCTTTTTCTTGCTTATGCTCATTCCAACTCCAACATATTCTCCTTCCATATCTTCAGAAAAGTCTGCTAAATCAGCTTTAGACAAGTATTCTGAATAAGGATCCTTCAGACTATTTACAACTCCTGCAACAGCTCCTTCATAAAGTTCCTTTTTGCTTGGAGTTTCTTCCTTTCCAACATAATTGTTTTCAATAATATTTATTACATCCACAATTCTGTTTAGCTCTGTTGTGTCTTTTGAATATCCAGCACTTGTATTCTTGTCATTCCTTGTTGTTTTTATTATAGTGGTAGCTGCAAATAAAGGCATGCTTACCAATATAAGTCCTAATACTGCCTGCATTATTTTGTTCTTTTTCATTTTTCCTCCTAATAATGTATTTTAACAATTATAAAAATATATTTTTATAATAAATTTTGCATTTAATTTTAAACATGTATTTTGTTGTTTTTTTACTAAAACTGCTTTTTACGGAAATTTTAGCAACATTAAAAACTCCTTATTACCCTTTGCCCCTTTTATTGGAGAATCTTCAACGCCAATTAGCTCGTATCCATATTCTTTTGAAAAGTGAATTATTTTTTTTATGGCTTCATCGTGATATTCCTCATTTTCCACAACACCATTTCTTCCTATTTTTTCTCTTCCAACTTCGAATTGTGGCTTAACTAGCATTACAGCCTTTCCATCTTTAGCAAGAAACTTCTCAAAATAAGGAATAACTTTCGTTAGGGAAATAAAAGAGACATCTATTACAATAAAATCAACCTTTTGATTTTTAATATCTTCTTCTTTCAAGTCTTTTATATGCATTTCTTCAAGCGAGACTATCCTATCGTCATTTCTTAGTTTCCAATCAAGCTGATTTTTACCAACATCGACACTATATACACGCTTTGCTCCACTTTGCAATGCGCAATCTGAAAATCCACCTGTAGACGCTCCAATATCAAGCACCAATTTATCACTAAAATCCAAATTCCAAGTTTTTATGGCTTTTTCCAATTTTAGTCCACCACGGCTTACATATTTCAACTTATCTTTTATTCGGATATTCAGTTCACCGTTGTCTTTAAATATTGTTCCAGCCTTTGTTACAACCTGGTCATTTACAATGACATTTCCCACCATTATTTCCCGTTTGGCTTTTTCCCTTGTTTCAAAAAATTCCCTTTCTACTAGGATTAAATCCAATCTTTTTTTCATTACTTTCTCTTTCTAGTTCTCTAAATAAAAGATAGTTCCTAATAATACTAATTTAAAGCCAAAAGTTATGTTGCTTTTACATTGCCTTTTTTCATTGGCTTAGCATCAAAAGGAATTTGAGTATATAATAAAACAAATCTCTTATTTTTCTATTTATTTTTTATTACTAAAATCATATTTGCCAAAAATATAGTAAAACTACTCTATATTTAACAGCTTATATATTTAATAAATCTATTTATTCTACCATATTTTAAGCTATTTTTCAAATTTTTACAAAAAAATCACAGCTAAGTTAATAACTGCGATTTAATATTTATCCTAATATATAGCCTTTAAACAAAAGTCCAATCACAATTCCTAGAACACTTCCCCAAAATACTTCTACTGGCGTGTGTCCTAAAAGTTCTTTAAATTTTTCATTAATTATTTCTATGCCTTCATGATGTTCAATGGCATCTACTAGTGTATTTAGAGCTCTTGCATGTTTCCCTGCCTGTTGCCTCACTCCTGTTGCATCATACAAGACAATCCCAGCAAAAACCATTGAAATTGCAAATTCAACCGAACTAAATCCTTTTAATAAAAATACACCTGTTACAAGGGAAACAACCGTCGAAGCGTGAGAACTTGGCATTCCGCCAGTTTGGATAAGTCTTGCCCACTGAGGTTTCTGTCCCTTGAATACAGGAAAAAAAACTTTGTAAAACTGTGCTAAAAAGCACGAAATTGCTGCAACATCAAGCAGTCTGTTTCCAAACAGTATTCCTCCACTCATTTATTTTTCCTCTATACTTTCTTTTTATTTTATTTTTTTACTTTTTTTAAACTCATTAAATTCAGGTGTAATTTTTGCATCCTTTTTATTTTTAGGCTTAAAAAATATTAGTACTTTTCCTATTTTATCTACAAAAACTGATTTTGTTTTCTGAGCAATTTCATCTCCCATTTCCCTATTAAATTCAATCGATGAATTTTGCAATATTTTTACTTTTATTAATTCTCTTTTTTTCACAACTTCTGCAATTGACTTTAACACATTTTCATCAATTCCATCCTTTCCAATTCTTACAATCGGATCCAAGTTATGTGCCAATTTCTTTAAAAAAGCTCTCTCTTTACTTGAAAGCTGTATCATTCTAAACCTCCATTATAATTGGTAAAATAATAGGCTCTCTATCTGTTTCTTTATTCAGGAACTCTCCTATTTTCGCTCTTATTCTCTGTTTAATCTTACCAATCTCTTTTATTCCTTCATTTTCCATGCTGCTAAGCTCCATCTTAATCAGCTCTTTTGTTTCTGATAATAAGCTTTCTGCATCTTTATTATACACAAAACCACGTGTTACAAGCTCAACTTGCTTATTAAACTTACCGTTTCTGTATTGAGAAATCGAAATAATAACTATTCCGTCATCTGCTAGATTTTGTCTATCTTTTAATACAGCATTCCCAATATCCCCAATTCCAAATCCATCGATAAATGTCGCACCACTAGGAACTTTTCCTGCTGTTCTGAATTTAGTTTTCGACAATTCCAGTTTTGCTCCATTCTCTGATAAAATAACATTTTTTTCAGGTACTCCTACTGCAACTGCCAATTCCTTATGTTTTTTTATCATTGCATATTCTCCATGCACAGGAAGGAAAAATTTAGGTTTTACTAGATTTAACATAAGTTTCTGTTCTTCCTGGCATCCATGTCCTGATACATGAATTCCGATTCCTTTTTCAAATACAACATCTGCATTACGTTTCATAAGCTGATTTATATTTTTAGTTGCCGCTTTTTCATTTCCAGGAATAGGTGTTGCTGAAATTACAACTGTATCTCCTTCTCTTAAAGAAATATGCTTATGTGTTCCATTTGCAATTCTTGAAAGAGCTGCAAGCGGTTCTCCCTGTGTTCCAGTACACAAGATAAGTACTTTATTTGCTGGATAAGTTTCAACTTTATCAATGTCAATCATTATATCTTTTGGTATTTTCAAATATCCAAGATTTGAACAGATTTCAAAGATTTTTACCATGCTTCTTCCGTCAATTGCAATTTTTCTTCCATGTTTTAATGCAATATTTACGATTTGCTGTAATCTATGCACATGTGAAGCAAATGCAGCTAAAATAATTCTTCCATCAGCCTTTGCAAATTCATCTTTCAAGCTTTCCCCTACTGTTCTTTCTGATGGTGTAAATCCAGGAATTTGTGCATTTGTACTATCTGACAGCAATAAATCTACACCTTCCTCACCTAACTGAGCCAATCTTCCAAAATCAAATCCTTCTCCATCAACAGGCGTTAAGTCTACCTTAAAATCTCCAGAATGTAAAATCGTTGCTGCCGGAGTCTTTATACAAATTGCATAACAGTCTGCGATACTGTGTGTCACACTTATAAATTCAACTGTAAAATATTTTGAGACTTTTAAGATTGTTCTTCCGCTAATTACTTTTTCTTTTGGTAATTTTGCATCTTTTTTCTCAAATTTTGCTTTTGCAAGAGCAAGTGTCAGTCTTCCACCATACATTGGTATATTTTCTGTTCCTAATTTTTGGTAAAAATAAGGGATTGCTCCTATATGATCTTCATGTCCATGTGTCAAAAGTAACCCTTTTATTTTGTGTCTGTTTGATTCTAAATATGAAAAATCTGGAATTATAACATCTATTCCCAAATGTTCATCTTCTGGGAAAGTAAGTCCCGCATCCACTACAATAATTTCATCTTTATATTGAAAAGCTGTCATATTTTTCCCAACTTCCTCAATACCTCCAAGCGGAATTACATACATCTTTTCTTCTTTTCCATCCACTTCCTTGTCTATATGTCTATTCCTGTCATTTACTCTTGGAATATAACGTACTTCATTTTTTTCATCTAAATGTCTTCGATTCGTGTTTTTTCTTCTAAATCTTTTCATTCCAGATTTTATTTTATTAATATCTTCTTTTTTAGAAAAGTTTCTTTTAAAAGTTTGATTTCCAAACTCATTTTTTTCTTTTTCTGACATTTAGTAAACACCTCCTTATTTTATCTTTTTGCTAAATTTTTATTATTTGCTTGCTGTTTTTTCTTTTCTTCTTCCTTTCTTTTTTTCTGCATTTCTGCTTGAGCTTTTTTTATAACATATTTATCTCTATATTTTAGTATGAATTTAAGAGCCATATTTCCAGAAGCTACTCCTCCATATCCTCCACCTTCTACAACGGACACAAATACAATTTGAGGATTATCTGATGGAAAATATCCTGCAATCCATGAGTGATTATCTACAAATCCTGTATTTTGTGCAGTTCCTGTTTTTACAGAAACTGGATAGCCTCCAATTCTTAACAGTTTTGCAGTCCCTCCATAACCGCTTACAGGCAATCTTAAGGCATTTTGCATTAATTTTAAGTTTTTTGAACTTACATTTAGTTTTCTAACAACTTTTGGTGCATTATTTTCAACTTTTCCTGAATAAGTTACAAATCTGTCCACAACTGTAGGTTTTAACTGAACTCCATTATTTGCGATAGCCTGATAGGCAGAAGCAATTTGAATAGGAGTTGCAAGCACATAACCTTGTCCTATCGACATATTTATCAAATCTCCAGGTAGCCATCGCTGATCCTGTTTCTTCTTAAATCTTTTTTTCTTCCATTCAGGGCTTGGTAAAGTTCCAGCTAGTTCTCCCGGAATATCAATTCCAGTTTTAGACCCTATTCCAAATTCTTTTGCATATTTTACTATCTTCTCTACTCCAGCTTTTTGAGAGAAAACATAATAATATGTATTTACAGATTGTTCAATAGATTTTGCAAAGTTAGTTACTCCATGTCCATATTTATGAGAATCTCTAAATATTAATTTCCCATATCGGTATTGTCCTGTTGAAGTTACTGTTGCATATGGTGAAATACCTGATTCTAAGATACCCATTCCAATTATCGCTTTAAAAGTAGATCCTGGAGGATAAAGTCCAGCAATACCTTTATTTACAAGTGGCTTAGCTTTTGAATTTACTAGTTCATTCCACTGATTGTCAGGTATTCTTGAACTCAATAAATTCAAACTGATTTCAGGATTACTTACAAATGCAATAATTTTCCCAGTTTTTGCTTCCATTGCAATAAATACTCCACTTTTTCCTGTAAAGGCATCTGTCATATATTTTTGTAATTCCAAGTCAAGTGATAAATAGACATTTTTTCCAGCGACACTTTCAGTTGTTTCCATTTGTCTTATAACATTTCCTTTGGCATCAACTTCGACATTTTCCTTTCCGTCCTGACCTTTCATTTCCTTATCATATGAACGCTCCACACCTTTTTTTCCAATCAAGTCACTATTTCTGTAACCTTCTTTTTCCAAATCCTTAAATTCCTTTTCACTGATTGGTTTTACATACCCAATCACATGCGAAGCTAGAGAGTCTTCTGGATAATATCTCTTGTTATACTCTACAATGTCAATTCTATCATTATCAATTTTTTCAATTGCTCTTAATGCAACTTGTTTTTCTAAATCTTCAATAACAAGAATTCTTTTATCTGTTCCCATTCTTTGCTGCTTAAAAAATCTGTCAATTAAATAATCAACTTGATAACCTGTTATCTGACTTATTTTGTTTATATCTCCTATTGTTTCCTTTATACGTTCTGCAACCGCTTTTCGTTCTTGTGAAAGTCTCGCATCTATCTGTTCTTGCGTCATATTCTTTACTTCTTTTAATAATGCTACATCTTTAGGGCTTAATGGTTGCGTATGAGAATGAATTACTTGATAACCTGTTGTATTTTTTGCAAGTAATTTTCCTTCTCTATCGTAAATTTCTCCACGTGTAGCCTTTATTACATTGGTTCTAATTCTATTTTGTAACGCCTGTTCCGCATACTGAGATGCATCTAATACCTGTAATGTAAACAATCGTGCTACCAACAGTAAAAAAACTGCTCCTACAAGAACAAGAAAAACTATAAATCGTACATTTTTTTCTTTTTTATCTAATTCTCTCATAATTTTCCTCTTCATATTTTATTGCATTTTTCCTCAATTAAACTTCCAAAAACATATTATTTCAGTAAAATAGGTATCTATTCCCCATCGTTTTTGCCAATTTCTCTATCTTTTTCATTTACCCCATTATAAAAATCATCTAATCTGTAGTATTCTCTTGCATCCTTGCTAAACACACTAATAATCAAATCTCCAGCATCAATTAAAACCCAGTTTGCCTCATCAAGCCCTTCCACACTTTTCACATTCTCAAGACTTTTCTTTATATCAGTTGCTATTGCCTCAATATTTCTAGAAGAACTACCTGTACATAAAATTGAATAATCAAAAAATGGAGATTTTCCTCTCATATCATATATCTTTATATCCTGTGCTTTCTTATCTTCCATAATATTAACTATCTCTTGAACTTCTTTTTCATAATTATTATTTATTTCACTCATTCTAAAAATTCCCTTTCTTTTTATATTATTTTTTATTTATAAAATCTATTTCAATTTTTTATTTTAAAATTTTTTATTTATCAAAATTTTACAAAAAAATTATTACGATACCACTACTAAGGTATATTATATTATATATTTGACTAATTTTCAATTTATTTCTCAATTTTTAGCAAAATAAAAAATTATATATAAAAATTGGCAATAATGCCACACACCACAATTGCCGCAGTTTCTGCTCTTAAAATACGTTTTCCTAGACTAATTTCTATTGCTTTATTTTCTTTTAAAAAATTAACTTCCTCTTGGGTAATCCCACCTTCTGGACCAATTATGTATAAAATATTTTCATCTTCTTTTTTTATTATTTCTGGCAAAGATTTTGATTCATCGCTATTTTCATAAGCAAATATTATTTTATCATATTTAGAATAATCAATTTCTGCAAGTTTTTTCACAGGTGTAATTTCAGTAAATTTTATTCCTCTGCACTGTTTTAATGTTTCTCTTACAACTACGTCCCATTTTTCTTTTTTTTCATTAATTTTTACAACAACTCGTTCAGTTTTTAAGGGAATTATGCTATTTACACCAATTTCCGTAAGCTTCTGTATTGCCAGATTCATTTTATCATTTTTCAAAATTCCCATTGCAACATCAATATTTACATTTAAAGAGTAGCTGTCTTCTTTTTTTTCCGATATTTTTACAGCAACTTCCTTTTTTGAGATTTCAATAATTTTTGTAAAATATTCATATTCACCATCAATTATCCGTAATTCATCGCCTATATTTAGACGATAAACATTTTGAATATGATTGCAGTCTGATTTATCTTTTATCAAAATCTTTTCATTATTTTCATCAATATTTTCTTTTTCCGCTATTACTGTCAACAACAGTTTTTCACCTCATTTTTTTACTTTTTATCATATTTTAGCCCTATCTACATAAAAATTTTAAAGATTTGAGCAGGCAAAAATAATCATAAATTTTAAGTCTTGTTTCAAAATAATATTATCACATTTTATTCTTTTTCACTAAATATTTTTTCAATTCCTAAATGCTTATAGCCAAATTCGGTTACAACTCTACCACGTGGTGTTCTTTTTATAAACCCTATTTTTACCAAATATGGCTCATAAACTTCTTCTATCGTTCGTCTGTCTTCCCCAAGTAAAAGTGACAATGTTTCAATTCCAACAGGCCCTCCATTATACACATTTATAATTGAAAGCAGGATATTTCTATCTAATTCATCAAGTCCGTTATCGTCTACTCCCAAAAGCCTCAAAATCCCATCAACACTTTCTTTTTCCAAAACACCCGAACCTTCCACCAATGCAAAGTCTCTTGCTCTTTTTAAAAGCCGGTTTGCAATTCTAGGAGTTCCTCTGCTTCTTTTAGCGATTTCTGTAATCCCTTCTTCATCATACGAAATATTAAGAATATTTGCTCCTCTTCGTATAATTTCTTTCAAATCTTCTAATTGATAGTACTCCATCCTATGAGTAACTCCAAATCTGTCACGAAGCGGCGTACTTAACTGTCCCGCCCTTGTTGTCGCACCGATTAGCGTAAATTGTGGTAATTCTACACGAATACTTCTTGCAGACGGCCCTTTTCCGATAAGAATGTCCAGTTCCCCATCTTCCATCGCAGGATACAAAATTTCCTCTACCGATGTATTCAATCTATGAATCTCATCAATAAACAAAATATCATTTTCCTCCAAAGAAGTCAAAATAGCCGCTAAATCTCCCGCTTTCTCCAGTACAGGTCCTGTCGTTATCTTCAAGTTCACTCCCATTTCTGTGGCAATAACTCCTGCAAGCGTAGTTTTTCCCAATCCTGGAGGTCCGTACAATAAAATATGATCAAGCGATTCATTTCTCATTTTAGCAGCTTTTATAAATATATTCATTTTTTCTTTCAAATCTTGCTGACCAATATATTCCTTAAAAGTTTTTGGCCGTAAACTTCTTTGAATATTGTCCTCCCCTAATTCCTTAGGTTCCAATATTCTCTCTTCATTCATTCTTTCTCCTCGATATTTCTTCTTTATTTCTTTATCTAAACTTTCTCTATTTCATAAATTAATTCTTTAAATACTCTAATTTAGTTATTTTTATTTAAATTTTATAAAAAGAATTCTTGTTAATAGATATTTTTTCTATATTTTACATATTATTTCTTTTTCTAAATTACAAGGATATATCCTTTTTTTGACAATAATGATTAATTTAATACGATTAACTAGTTATACCCTAATACTAATGACAAAAGTTCCACGAATTCTCTCTGCTTCTCGAACTTTAATCTTATAACAAAAATTTTTATGATTATTAAAATAATAAATTTATCTATTGAATCTTTATCAAAATAATTGTTATGATTAAACATAAAGTGTCGTGATTTTTTGGAAATAAAAATTACTGTTTGAGCGGAGCGAGTTTAATTTTTATTTTCAGAAAATGCTTAGACGAGCCGGGTTGTAAGGGCATGGCGACTGATGCCCTTACGTTAAAAATTTTATATCTGTTTTAATAATAACATTATAAAAAACTGAAATAATGCAATTATTCCTCCTAATATCCCACCGATGATCTCAATATGTTTCAATTCATTTTTAGACACAGACAAAATAATTTTTTCCATTTCTTCTAATGAAAAATTTTTCATTTTTTCAAGCATAATTTCTTTAAAATTTATTTTATCTTCTGCGATTTTTATTATTTCTTCCACTATTTCCTCTTTATTTTCCAAAATGGACTTTTTAAAGTATGATTTTATTTTTTCAATTAACGAATCATTTAAAAACATCTTTAATAGTGGATTTTTTTCTAACACACTATTTTTAAGCTTTTCTCCTATAACTTTATCAAGCAGTTTATCTAAAACATCATCATTAATAACATCACTATCCTTTAGTTTTGCTGTAATATGCTCTACTGAAATAAGTTCCTTTTCAATTGTTTCAGCAAGGTTTTCTGATATTCTGTCTCGATTTTTAGGAACTAATCCCTGTATTTTAAAAAATAGAAAGTTTACTTCCTTATAAGGCCTAAACAGCAGCTTTATTGCCAAATAATTTGTAAACCATCCTATAAGTGTCCCTACAAAGACCATTATGACCAGCTGTATTAATAAATTTCCCAATTTTTCCTCCATATTTATAACTATGAATAATTTTATAGTAATTTATTTAAAATTGACATCAAAAGTTATAATTTTTATTCGAACTATAGATTTTTCTCAATTTTACTAATTCATTTTTTAAAGGTAAAATTAACCAACTATTGCTTTTCCATATTCCTTGCATTTCTCAATTTTTTCATCATCGTCAACAGCTAGATGAATTATAAGACCATCATTTACAATAGAAAATCCTTCATTTATCATTTCTTCACGCCAAGTTTCCATCCAACCGCCTTGTCCCCAGTCATAAGAGCCAAAAAGTCCAACTGTTTTTCCTATAATCTGTTCTTTTATCCCTTCAAAGAATTCAACCATTTCTGGTGCAATTTCTTCTGCTCCGACAGCAGGTGATCCAAATGCTACAAAATCAGCATTTATTGCACTTTCATCAGCTTCTTCTACATTTATCAATTTTACATCAGCTCCAGCATTTTCTGCTCCTTCACCAATGTATTTTGCCATATCTGCAGTATTTCCAGTACCTGTGTAATAAATTATATTTAATGTTGCCATAGTTTTCCTTTCTTTGATCATAAATTATTGTAAAGCCAAACCCTAAAGTTTGGCTATCTGTATTTTTATTTTGTTAATCTATAAGTATCTCTTGCAATTACAAGCTCTTCTGCTGTTTCAATCTTATATATTTTAACTTTTGAATTTTTTGTTGATAATTCTATATTTCCTGGTAATCTTTGTGCATTTTTTTCTTCATCAAGTTCGATTCCAAAATATGAAAGCGATTCACATATATGTTTTTTTACTCCAACTGAATTTTCTCCAATTCCACCAGTAAAGGCAATTGCATCAACACCGTTCATTGCTGCAACATAAGCTCCAATATAAAGTTGTATTCTATAGCAGAACATTTCATAAGCTAATTGAGCCTTTTCATTCCCACTTCTTCTTGCTGCATCTAAATCACGAAAATCTGAACTTTCTCCAAATATTCCTAAAATTCCAGACTGTTTATTCATTCTATTGTTCATTTCATCCAAAGAAAGTCCTCTTTTTCTCATTATATAAATAACAGAGGCAGGATCTGCATCTCCTGTTCTTGTTCCCATCATAATTCCTGCAAGCGGTGTCATTCCCATTGATGTATCTACGACTTTACCATTTTGAACTGCTGAAATACTTGCTCCATTTCCAAGATGACAAACTATAATTTTAGAATCTTCTTTTCCTAACATTTCTCTTGCCACTTCACTTACATATCTGTGAGAAGTCCCATGAAATCCATATTTTCTAACTTTCAAGTCAGTATAGTCTTCATAAGGATAAGCATACATATACGCTTTTCCTGGCATTGTTTGATGGAAAGCCGTGTCAAACACAACCACGTTCTTTTTACCGGGAAGCAATTTTTGGACAACTTTTATTCCCATTATATGTGCTGGGTTATGTAAAGGTGCAAGCGGTGCTATTT
Proteins encoded:
- the mrdA gene encoding penicillin-binding protein 2, with amino-acid sequence MRELDKKEKNVRFIVFLVLVGAVFLLLVARLFTLQVLDASQYAEQALQNRIRTNVIKATRGEIYDREGKLLAKNTTGYQVIHSHTQPLSPKDVALLKEVKNMTQEQIDARLSQERKAVAERIKETIGDINKISQITGYQVDYLIDRFFKQQRMGTDKRILVIEDLEKQVALRAIEKIDNDRIDIVEYNKRYYPEDSLASHVIGYVKPISEKEFKDLEKEGYRNSDLIGKKGVERSYDKEMKGQDGKENVEVDAKGNVIRQMETTESVAGKNVYLSLDLELQKYMTDAFTGKSGVFIAMEAKTGKIIAFVSNPEISLNLLSSRIPDNQWNELVNSKAKPLVNKGIAGLYPPGSTFKAIIGMGILESGISPYATVTSTGQYRYGKLIFRDSHKYGHGVTNFAKSIEQSVNTYYYVFSQKAGVEKIVKYAKEFGIGSKTGIDIPGELAGTLPSPEWKKKRFKKKQDQRWLPGDLINMSIGQGYVLATPIQIASAYQAIANNGVQLKPTVVDRFVTYSGKVENNAPKVVRKLNVSSKNLKLMQNALRLPVSGYGGTAKLLRIGGYPVSVKTGTAQNTGFVDNHSWIAGYFPSDNPQIVFVSVVEGGGYGGVASGNMALKFILKYRDKYVIKKAQAEMQKKRKEEEKKKQQANNKNLAKR
- a CDS encoding DUF445 domain-containing protein, with protein sequence MGNLLIQLVIMVFVGTLIGWFTNYLAIKLLFRPYKEVNFLFFKIQGLVPKNRDRISENLAETIEKELISVEHITAKLKDSDVINDDVLDKLLDKVIGEKLKNSVLEKNPLLKMFLNDSLIEKIKSYFKKSILENKEEIVEEIIKIAEDKINFKEIMLEKMKNFSLEEMEKIILSVSKNELKHIEIIGGILGGIIALFQFFIMLLLKQI
- a CDS encoding RsmE family RNA methyltransferase gives rise to the protein MLTVIAEKENIDENNEKILIKDKSDCNHIQNVYRLNIGDELRIIDGEYEYFTKIIEISKKEVAVKISEKKEDSYSLNVNIDVAMGILKNDKMNLAIQKLTEIGVNSIIPLKTERVVVKINEKKEKWDVVVRETLKQCRGIKFTEITPVKKLAEIDYSKYDKIIFAYENSDESKSLPEIIKKEDENILYIIGPEGGITQEEVNFLKENKAIEISLGKRILRAETAAIVVCGIIANFYI
- the rsfS gene encoding ribosome silencing factor, with the protein product MSEINNNYEKEVQEIVNIMEDKKAQDIKIYDMRGKSPFFDYSILCTGSSSRNIEAIATDIKKSLENVKSVEGLDEANWVLIDAGDLIISVFSKDAREYYRLDDFYNGVNEKDREIGKNDGE
- a CDS encoding flavodoxin; its protein translation is MATLNIIYYTGTGNTADMAKYIGEGAENAGADVKLINVEEADESAINADFVAFGSPAVGAEEIAPEMVEFFEGIKEQIIGKTVGLFGSYDWGQGGWMETWREEMINEGFSIVNDGLIIHLAVDDDEKIEKCKEYGKAIVG
- a CDS encoding acetate/propionate family kinase; translation: MKILVINCGSSSAKFELIDMTNEQSLAKGNCERIGIANPIFSYKNLLTGEKIDKMEVPMENHTVAVELILKTLQDEKIGVISSVDEIDSIGHRIVHGGEYYEKSVIVDDEVIKNLEEIAPLAPLHNPAHIMGIKVVQKLLPGKKNVVVFDTAFHQTMPGKAYMYAYPYEDYTDLKVRKYGFHGTSHRYVSEVAREMLGKEDSKIIVCHLGNGASISAVQNGKVVDTSMGMTPLAGIMMGTRTGDADPASVIYIMRKRGLSLDEMNNRMNKQSGILGIFGESSDFRDLDAARRSGNEKAQLAYEMFCYRIQLYIGAYVAAMNGVDAIAFTGGIGENSVGVKKHICESLSYFGIELDEEKNAQRLPGNIELSTKNSKVKIYKIETAEELVIARDTYRLTK
- the ruvB gene encoding Holliday junction branch migration DNA helicase RuvB — its product is MNEERILEPKELGEDNIQRSLRPKTFKEYIGQQDLKEKMNIFIKAAKMRNESLDHILLYGPPGLGKTTLAGVIATEMGVNLKITTGPVLEKAGDLAAILTSLEENDILFIDEIHRLNTSVEEILYPAMEDGELDILIGKGPSARSIRVELPQFTLIGATTRAGQLSTPLRDRFGVTHRMEYYQLEDLKEIIRRGANILNISYDEEGITEIAKRSRGTPRIANRLLKRARDFALVEGSGVLEKESVDGILRLLGVDDNGLDELDRNILLSIINVYNGGPVGIETLSLLLGEDRRTIEEVYEPYLVKIGFIKRTPRGRVVTEFGYKHLGIEKIFSEKE